The Calditerricola satsumensis nucleotide sequence GGCGGCCGGCGCCGGCCGCCGGATGCAGCGTGCGGAAAACAAGGTGTTCCTCCGCATCGGGGGAACACCTGTTTTGCTTCACAGTTTGCGCGTGTTTGCCGCCCATCCCGCCGTGGCGCGCATCGTGGTGGTGGCGCGGGCCGGCGAAGAGGAGCGCGTGCGCGCCCTGGCGCAGGACCTGGCGCCGGCCAAGCCGCTGGCGGTGGTGACGGGCGGCGCCGAGCGGCAGGACAGCGTGTACGCCGGCCTGTGCGCGCTGGCGGACTGTGACGTCGTCCTGGTGCACGACGCGGCGCGTCCCTTTGTGCGCCCCCAGCACGTCGACCGCCTCCTGGCGGCGGTGCAAGAGGCGGGGGCGGCCTGCCTCGGCGTACCGGTGAAGGACACGGTGAAACGGGTGAACGCCGACGGGACGATCGCCGAAACGCCGCCGCGGTCGGCGCTGTGGCTGGCCCAGACGCCCCAGGCGTTTCGGCGCGCGCTGCTCCTTGCGGCCCACGAGGCGGCGCGGGCGGACGGCGTGGTGGCCACCGACGACGCGGCGCTCGTGGAGCGGCTGGGCCATCCGGTGCGGATGGTGATGGGCGACTACGACAACGTGAAGATGACCACGCCGGAGGATGTCGCCGTCGCGGAGGCGCTTCTCCGGTGGCGGGAGGGCAAGGATGCGTATCGGACAAGGCTTTGACGTGCATCGCTTTGCAGAGGGCCGCCGGCTGGTGATCGGCGGGGTGGAGATCCCGCATGAACGGGGGCTTTTGGGCCACTCCGACGCCGACGTGCTGCTGCACGCCATCGCCGACGCCGTGCTGGGGGCCCTCGGCCGCGGCGACATCGGCCGTCATTTTCCGGACACCGACCCGGCCTACAAGGATGCCGACAGCGCCGTGCTTCTGGCGCGGGTGTGGGCCTTGGCCGAGGCGGACGGGTACCGCTTGGGCAACCTTGACGCGACGGTGCTGGCCCAAGCGCCGAAACTGGCGCCGTACATTCCCCGCATGCGCGAGCGCATTGCCGCGTTGCTCAGGGCCGATGTCCGCCAGATCAACATCAAGGCGACGACGACGGAGGGGCTCGGCTTTGTCGGGCGCATCGAGGGCATTGCCGCCCAGGCGGTGGTGCTCCTCGTGCCGCGCAAGGCATAACGTGCCCCCGGATTCCGGGAAGAAAGGACGGTGATCGGCATGGACCGGCGCGTACGCGTGCGGTTTGCCCCGAGCCCGACGGGGCACCTGCACATCGGCGGGGCGCGTACGGCCCTGTTCAACTACCTGTTTGCCCGCCGCCACGGCGGCGATTTCCTCGTGCGCATCGAGGACACCGATCAGAAACGAAACGTTGAGGGTGGCGAGGCCAAGCTGCTCGACAGCCTGCGCTGGCTCGGCCTGGAGTGGGACGAAGGGGTGGACGTCGGCGGGCCCCACGGCCCGTACCGGTGCATGGACCGCCTCGACATCTACCGCGCGCACGCCGAACGGCTGCTGGCGGAAGGCAAAGCCTACTACTGCTACTGCACCGAAGAGGAGCTGGCCGCCGAGCGCGAGGCGCTGATGGCGCGCGGGGAGATGCCGCGCTACCTGGGCAAGTGCCGGAACCTGACGCCCGAAGAGCGGGCGGCGTTGGAACGGGAGGGGCGCAAGCCGTCGGTTCGCTTCCGCGTCCCCGAAGGGCGCGAATACGTGGTGGACGACTTGGTCCGCGGCACGGTGCGTTTCGAGACGAGCGGCGTGGGCGGCGACTTCGTCATCCTCCGCCCGGACGGCGTGCCGACGTATAATTTTGCGGTGGTCATTGACGATCACCTGATGGGCATCACCCACGTCATCCGCGGTGAGGAGCACCTGTCCAACACGCCGCGCCAGCTCATGATCTACGAGGCCTTCGGCTGGGAACCGCCGCGCTTTGCCCACCTGTCGCTCATCCTCAACCCCAACCGGCAGAAGATGAGCAAGCGCGACGAGTCGATCATCCAGTTTATCGAG carries:
- the ispD gene encoding 2-C-methyl-D-erythritol 4-phosphate cytidylyltransferase, giving the protein MRAGAVVVAAGAGRRMQRAENKVFLRIGGTPVLLHSLRVFAAHPAVARIVVVARAGEEERVRALAQDLAPAKPLAVVTGGAERQDSVYAGLCALADCDVVLVHDAARPFVRPQHVDRLLAAVQEAGAACLGVPVKDTVKRVNADGTIAETPPRSALWLAQTPQAFRRALLLAAHEAARADGVVATDDAALVERLGHPVRMVMGDYDNVKMTTPEDVAVAEALLRWREGKDAYRTRL
- the gltX gene encoding glutamate--tRNA ligase, giving the protein MDRRVRVRFAPSPTGHLHIGGARTALFNYLFARRHGGDFLVRIEDTDQKRNVEGGEAKLLDSLRWLGLEWDEGVDVGGPHGPYRCMDRLDIYRAHAERLLAEGKAYYCYCTEEELAAEREALMARGEMPRYLGKCRNLTPEERAALEREGRKPSVRFRVPEGREYVVDDLVRGTVRFETSGVGGDFVILRPDGVPTYNFAVVIDDHLMGITHVIRGEEHLSNTPRQLMIYEAFGWEPPRFAHLSLILNPNRQKMSKRDESIIQFIEQYRALGYLPEALVNFLVLLGWAPEGEHAEREFFTLDELVRLFSLERVSKAPAVFDPERLRWMNNHYLRQRPAEEIAKLAHPHLVAAGRLPQTLSDDRWQWLVDLVALFQEQMGCAADIVPLSELFFRENVDYNEEAKAVLAEPHVPAVLAAFRREAEALDAWSADAVKSALKAAQKATGHKGKQLFMPIRVAVTGQTHGPDLAQTLYLLGRERVIARLARAMEALATG
- the ispF gene encoding 2-C-methyl-D-erythritol 2,4-cyclodiphosphate synthase, whose product is MRIGQGFDVHRFAEGRRLVIGGVEIPHERGLLGHSDADVLLHAIADAVLGALGRGDIGRHFPDTDPAYKDADSAVLLARVWALAEADGYRLGNLDATVLAQAPKLAPYIPRMRERIAALLRADVRQINIKATTTEGLGFVGRIEGIAAQAVVLLVPRKA